One window of Perca flavescens isolate YP-PL-M2 chromosome 6, PFLA_1.0, whole genome shotgun sequence genomic DNA carries:
- the colq gene encoding acetylcholinesterase collagenic tail peptide isoform X2, producing MTLLTLGLYLPLWFCYGLAQSSFLDSFVSFPAALRSQEQQRRFSPCCLLSPPPPPLFPPPPSLWRRHTHNEDISNNGGESEWGNEDKGSACVPGPRGPAGPSGPQGPPGLPGIGGPKGERGEIGRPGQKGRTGPIGLPGKEGPAGWPGPSGPKGEKGDPGLMGLPGARGPIGPRGLPGYKGEKGSRGDRGESGVKGDKGGMGFPGMLGQKGEMGPKGEPGISGNRGPTGRPGKRGKQGGKGDTGSVGPMGPAGPQGIPGQPGPPGSPATGLYMVGTKGARGPPGPPGKCSCSPLSNSPFDDYPSRGNYPKVPAIFVVSNEEELERLHTDNALAFRKDQRSLYFKDIDGWLPIQLTPFQSMENAPDDEGYCGDGIVQISSGEECDDKNRVVTDGCVKCKHAYCGDGYRYEGAEECDGKDFGYQTCNSYLPGSYGHLKCTPYCVIDSTNCKYFT from the exons ATGACTCTTCTAACACTTGGACTGTATCTGCCACTGTGGTTTTGTTATGGCCTGGCTCAATCCTCTTTTCTGGATAGCTTTGTTTCATTCCCAGCAG CTCTCAGATCCCAGGAGCAGCAGAGAAGATTCAGCCCATGCTGTTTACTGAGTCCGCCTCCACCCCCACTGTTTCCTCCACCCCCTTCACTTTGGCGCCGCCACACTCAT AATGAAGACATTTCAAATAATGGTGGGGAGTCAGAGTGGGGCAATGAGGACAAAGGTTCTGCCTGTGTCCCAGGCCCCCGTGGCCCTGCTGGGCCCTCTGGCCCTCAG GGTCCACCTGGATTACCTGGGATAGGAGGGCCTAAGGGAGAAAGG GGAGAAATCGGAAGACCTGGGCAAAAG GGTCGGACAGGTCCTATTGGACTTCCTGGGAAAGAAGGACCAGCTGGATGGCCTGGACCAAGTGGGCCCAAA GGTGAGAAAGGTGACCCGGGGCTGATGGGTTTGCCTGGAGCTAGAGGACCAATTGGGCCAAGG GGTTTACCTGGGTATAAAGGGGAAAAG GGTTCTCGAGGCGATCGCGGTGAAAGTGGAGTGAAAGGAGACAAG GGTGGGATGGGTTTCCCAGGAATGCTTGGACAAAAA GGTGAAATGGGTCCAAAAGGAGAACCTGGGATCTCAGGAAACAGAGGACCCACTGGCCGACCAGGGAAGAGAGGCAAGCAG GGAGGGAAAGGAGACACGGGCAGTGTTGGTCCTATGGGACCTGCAGGCCCACAGGGGATTCCAGGTCAGCCTGGTCCTCCTGGTTCACCTGCCACAG GACTATACATGGTTGGAACAAAGGGTGCACGTGGTCCACCAGGGCCTCCTGGAAAGTGTAGCTGCAGCCCTCTCAGTAATTCTCCATTTGATGATTATCCTTCTAGAGGAAACTATCCCAAAGTACCGGCG ATATTTGTTGTAAGCAATGAGGAAGAACTGGAGCGCCTTCACACAGATAATGCTCTGGCATTCCGCAAAGACCAGAGATCTCTCTATTTCAAAGACATTGATGGCTGGCTGCCAATTCAG TTGACGCCGTTCCAGTCCATGGAAAATGCACCTGACGATGAAGGTTACTGTGGTGACGGGATCGTGCAGATTTCCAGCGGGGAGGAGTGTGATGACAAAAACAGGGTTGTCACTGATGGCTGTGTTA AGTGTAAACACGCTTACTGTGGAGACGGATACCGCTATGAGGGGGCTGAGGAGTGTGATGGAAAGGACTTTGGATACCAGACATGTAATTCATATCTTCCAGG GTCCTATGGTCACCTCAAGTGCACACCATACTGTGTTATTGACTCCACAAACTGCAAGTACTTCACTTGA
- the colq gene encoding acetylcholinesterase collagenic tail peptide isoform X1 — MTLLTLGLYLPLWFCYGLAQSSFLDSFVSFPAALRSQEQQRRFSPCCLLSPPPPPLFPPPPSLWRRHTHNEDISNNGGESEWGNEDKGSACVPGPRGPAGPSGPQGPPGLPGIGGPKGERGEIGRPGQKGRTGPIGLPGKEGPAGWPGPSGPKGEKGDPGLMGLPGARGPIGPRGLPGYKGEKGSRGDRGESGVKGDKGGMGFPGMLGQKGEMGPKGEPGISGNRGPTGRPGKRGKQGGKGDTGSVGPMGPAGPQGIPGQPGPPGSPATGLYMVGTKGARGPPGPPGKCSCSPLSNSPFDDYPSRGNYPKVPAIFVVSNEEELERLHTDNALAFRKDQRSLYFKDIDGWLPIQTFPFQLTPFQSMENAPDDEGYCGDGIVQISSGEECDDKNRVVTDGCVKCKHAYCGDGYRYEGAEECDGKDFGYQTCNSYLPGSYGHLKCTPYCVIDSTNCKYFT, encoded by the exons ATGACTCTTCTAACACTTGGACTGTATCTGCCACTGTGGTTTTGTTATGGCCTGGCTCAATCCTCTTTTCTGGATAGCTTTGTTTCATTCCCAGCAG CTCTCAGATCCCAGGAGCAGCAGAGAAGATTCAGCCCATGCTGTTTACTGAGTCCGCCTCCACCCCCACTGTTTCCTCCACCCCCTTCACTTTGGCGCCGCCACACTCAT AATGAAGACATTTCAAATAATGGTGGGGAGTCAGAGTGGGGCAATGAGGACAAAGGTTCTGCCTGTGTCCCAGGCCCCCGTGGCCCTGCTGGGCCCTCTGGCCCTCAG GGTCCACCTGGATTACCTGGGATAGGAGGGCCTAAGGGAGAAAGG GGAGAAATCGGAAGACCTGGGCAAAAG GGTCGGACAGGTCCTATTGGACTTCCTGGGAAAGAAGGACCAGCTGGATGGCCTGGACCAAGTGGGCCCAAA GGTGAGAAAGGTGACCCGGGGCTGATGGGTTTGCCTGGAGCTAGAGGACCAATTGGGCCAAGG GGTTTACCTGGGTATAAAGGGGAAAAG GGTTCTCGAGGCGATCGCGGTGAAAGTGGAGTGAAAGGAGACAAG GGTGGGATGGGTTTCCCAGGAATGCTTGGACAAAAA GGTGAAATGGGTCCAAAAGGAGAACCTGGGATCTCAGGAAACAGAGGACCCACTGGCCGACCAGGGAAGAGAGGCAAGCAG GGAGGGAAAGGAGACACGGGCAGTGTTGGTCCTATGGGACCTGCAGGCCCACAGGGGATTCCAGGTCAGCCTGGTCCTCCTGGTTCACCTGCCACAG GACTATACATGGTTGGAACAAAGGGTGCACGTGGTCCACCAGGGCCTCCTGGAAAGTGTAGCTGCAGCCCTCTCAGTAATTCTCCATTTGATGATTATCCTTCTAGAGGAAACTATCCCAAAGTACCGGCG ATATTTGTTGTAAGCAATGAGGAAGAACTGGAGCGCCTTCACACAGATAATGCTCTGGCATTCCGCAAAGACCAGAGATCTCTCTATTTCAAAGACATTGATGGCTGGCTGCCAATTCAG ACTTTTCCATTCCAGTTGACGCCGTTCCAGTCCATGGAAAATGCACCTGACGATGAAGGTTACTGTGGTGACGGGATCGTGCAGATTTCCAGCGGGGAGGAGTGTGATGACAAAAACAGGGTTGTCACTGATGGCTGTGTTA AGTGTAAACACGCTTACTGTGGAGACGGATACCGCTATGAGGGGGCTGAGGAGTGTGATGGAAAGGACTTTGGATACCAGACATGTAATTCATATCTTCCAGG GTCCTATGGTCACCTCAAGTGCACACCATACTGTGTTATTGACTCCACAAACTGCAAGTACTTCACTTGA